Proteins encoded together in one Benincasa hispida cultivar B227 chromosome 1, ASM972705v1, whole genome shotgun sequence window:
- the LOC120072307 gene encoding anthocyanidin 3-O-glucosyltransferase 5-like: MDSQTHVALISSPGMGHLFPSLELATRLSTRHHLTVTVFIVPSHSSNAENKVIAAAEAAGLFTVVELPPADMSDVTDSSVVGRLAITMRRHVPILRSAVSALTSLPSVLIADIFATESFAVADEFHMAKYVFVASNAWFLALTVYAQVWDKQIVGQYVDQKEPLQIPGCEPVRPCDVIDPLLDRTQPQYFEIVKVGMGIASCDGVLVNTWDDLQGRTLASFRDRNLLGKIMKPPVYSIGPIVRQSGSKKGGSSELFNWLSKQPTESVIYVSFGSGGTLSFEQMTEVAHGLEMSRQRFVWVVRAPKVRSDGAYFTTGDGSEEQSAGKFLPEGFLERTSEVGFVVSMWADQTAVLGSPAVGGFFTHGGWNSALEGITNGVPMVVWPLYAEQRLNATMLAEEVRVAVRPKELPTKAVIGREEIAAMVRKIMAEEDEEGKAIRAKAKELQRSAENASAEDGSSYENFARVVKLFGTSAP; this comes from the exons ATGGATTCCCAAACACACGTTGCTCTCATTTCCAGCCCCGGAATGGGTCACCTCTTTCCCTCACTCGAGCTCGCCACGCGCCTCTCCACGCGCCACCACCTCACCGTCACTGTTTTCATCGTCCCCTCCCACTCCTCCAACGCCGAAAACAAAGTCATCGCCGCCGCCGAAGCCGCCGGTCTCTTCACCGTCGTCGAACTCCCTCCGGCCGACATGTCCGACGTCACCGACTCCTCCGTCGTTGGCCGTCTCGCCATCACCATGCGCCGCCATGTCCCGATTCTACGCTCCGCCGTCTCCGCCCTTACCTCCCTTCCCTCCGTCCTCATCGCCGACATCTTCGCCACCGAATCCTTCGCCGTCGCCGACGAGTTCCACATGGCGAAATACGTCTTCGTTGCCTCTAATGCATGGTTCTTAGCCTTAACCGTTTACGCCCAGGTTTGGGACAAGCAAATCGTTGGGCAGTACGTGGACCAGAAAGAACCGCTTCAAATCCCTGGATGCGAACCGGTTCGCCCATGCGACGTTATCGACCCGCTTCTGGACCGGACCCAACCACAGTATTTCGAAATCGTCAAGGTGGGGATGGGAATAGCGTCGTGCGACGGCGTTTTGGTTAACACGTGGGACGACTTGCAAGGTCGCACGCTCGCATCTTTCCGAGATCGGAATCTGTTGGGTAAAATCATGAAGCCGCCGGTTTACTCTATTGGACCGATCGTGAGGCAGTCCGGTTCGAAGAAAGGCGGTTCGAGCGAGTTGTTCAACTGGTTGAGTAAGCAACCCACTGAGTCAGTGATCTACGTCTCGTTCGGGAGCGGTGGAACGCTGTCGTTTGAGCAAATGACAGAAGTGGCTCACGGTTTGGAGATGAGTCGTCAGAGATTTGTTTGGGTGGTACGCGCCCCAAAg GTAAGATCAGACGGTGCGTATTTCACGACGGGGGATGGGAGTGAGGAGCAATCAGCGGGGAAGTTTTTGCCAGAGGGATTTTTGGAGCGCACAAGCGAGGTGGGATTTGTGGTATCAATGTGGGCGGACCAGACGGCGGTGTTGGGAAGTCCGGCGGTGGGTGGTTTTTTCACGCACGGCGGATGGAACTCGGCGTTGGAAGGGATAACGAACGGAGTTCCAATGGTGGTGTGGCCGTTGTACGCTGAGCAGCGGCTGAACGCGACAATGCTGGCGGAGGAGGTGCGAGTGGCAGTCCGACCAAAGGAGCTACCGACAAAGGCAGTGATCGGACGGGAGGAGATTGCAGCAATGGTGAGGAAGATAATGGCGGAGGAGGATGAA